Proteins encoded within one genomic window of Gadus macrocephalus chromosome 18, ASM3116895v1:
- the LOC132446944 gene encoding homeobox protein HMX3-like gives MMADPRAQETVPLHVKESPFSIKNLLNIDNKPAKPRTFPPPSRGLFEGSIFSRIGDLTFPRFEFPSQRVGLAASAWWNPYTLGAMGHLRTSVGLSERCGVRDSPPARERHSPAILLHKSEPDLKEDEDDKSTTEDIVLEESDTEDPKHDGTRGGDWKNLDDDSDKKACRKKKTRTVFSRSQVFQLESTFDLKRYLSSSERAGLAASLHLTETQVKIWFQNRRNKWKRQLAAELEAVSLSHATAQRIVRVPILYHDNGGSETGSSAGNSPSGQSLLSFPHPMYYSHPIVTSGPLLRPV, from the exons ATGATGGCAGACCCCCGCGCGCAAGAGACGGTGCCGCTTCACGTCAAGGAGTCGCCTTTCTCCATCAAGAACCTCCTCAACATCGACAACAAGCCCGCCAAGCCCAGGACGTTCCCGCCACCCTCCAGGGGACTATTCGAAGGGAGCATCTTCTCCCGGATCGGAGACCTAACTTTTCCCCGGTTTGAGTTCCCGTCTCAGCGGGTCGGACTAGCAGCCTCCGCCTGGTGGAACCCCTACACCCTGGGCGCCATGGGCCACCTCAGAACCTCAG TAGGCCTCTCAGAGAGATGCGGTGTTCGAGACTCGCCGCCGGCCAGGGAGCGACACTCCCCGGCTATCCTCCTCCACAAAAGTGAACCTGATCTCAAAGAGGACGAGGACGACAAAAGCACCACAGAAGACATTGTCCTGGAGGAGAGCGACACCGAAGACCCCAAACACGACGGCACGCGGGGGGGGGACTGGAAGAACCTAGACGATGACTCGGACAAGAAAGCTTGCCGGAAGAAGAAAACGCGCACCGTGTTCTCCAGGAGCCAGGTGTTCCAGCTGGAGTCCACCTTTGACCTGAAGCGCTACCTGAGCAGCTCCGAGCGGGCCGGATTGGCGGCCTCGCTGCACCTCACAGAGACCCAGGTGAAgatctggttccagaaccgGAGGAACAAGTGGAAGAGGCAGCTGGCGGCCGAGCTGGAGGCAGTCAGTCTGAGCCACGCCACGGCCCAGAGGATCGTGCGTGTGCCCATCTTGTACCACGACAACGGAGGCTCCGAGACTGGGAGCTCCGCAGGAAACTCCCCGAGCGGCCAGTCGCTCCTGTCGTTTCCGCACCCGATGTACTATTCCCACCCCATCGTGACGTCCGGCCCCTTGCTCAGGCCCGTCTAG